Proteins from a single region of Argopecten irradians isolate NY chromosome 7, Ai_NY, whole genome shotgun sequence:
- the LOC138328570 gene encoding uncharacterized protein has protein sequence MKRDGFHTGATGSYQNASNLGMYHVNVTSTTSNNDTSAPPTGEINNSSAHVPFGSEEWYKQQQKQFYDSYDPSVGYNTAAVLGGMLVLLVVYVFYRTKVRKHLIGLIRYIKGQYKLKHQADYGAPESAEQMTYSFGNGPQASEGHDNHPDGDNPALSEVKSAIPVQFLSFDSGTLSEHANTIGACNREEILKRVRPTISIDRQQSEDEPKQLPVVVMDMEIATADWVQKQHQLQHQFLSPGGIILKVKSDTICPPNNDSYPSAQPVHQHVTCCSNRHCVNARRRQYSCGARSHYSLDLNKSMPFLEVSDAMMRGMEPCLQGNRRKVQLKATKFPSVSSEPKTPLLIKCTKFSSLSSEPVRGRPSELSSQPSQDSGPRTPTCRTPQPRTPIPRSPQPQQRHHTLVKQNTLSLPVQQHMLSVPMQMPNPPSPLLLRPPPLQQRPQPSPCHKASSSSSQTSQKHPTPQHITPIIKIQNYDKSQRRMNSVSRKESVDQDSVSSSSSEEPQIYRIPAEQWQSPKPPRRGILVRENAVTSLSACPVCDKLQASRSPRKQVSLDTGFHQLRLPSPTPGSNSHSVQNMETPL, from the coding sequence ATGAAAAGAGATGGTTTTCATACTGGAGCAACCGGAAGCTATCAAAATGCATCCAACTTGGGGATGTACCACGTGAATGTAACCTCAACGACAAGTAACAACGACACTTCAGCGCCCCCTACCGGAGAAATAAACAACTCCTCTGCGCATGTGCCTTTTGGTTCGGAGGAGTGGTACAAGCAACAGCAGAAACAGTTTTACGACTCGTACGATCCGAGTGTAGGATATAATACCGCGGCAGTGCTTGGTGGCATGTTGGTGCTACTTGTAGTTTATGTGTTCTACCGGACTAAAGTTAGAAAACACCTGATAGGGCTGATCAGGTATATAAAAGGTCAGTACAAACTCAAACACCAAGCCGACTACGGTGCGCCGGAATCCGCCGAACAAATGACATACTCGTTCGGAAACGGACCCCAGGCTTCCGAAGGACATGACAATCACCCTGATGGCGATAATCCCGCTCTTAGTGAGGTTAAGTCGGCTATTCCGGTTCAGTTTCTCAGTTTTGATAGCGGAACTTTATCGGAACATGCCAACACAATCGGTGCTTGTAATCGAGAGGAAATATTGAAGAGAGTTCGGCCTACTATATCAATTGACCGACAACAATCGGAAGATGAACCTAAACAACTCCCGGTTGTTGTCATGGACATGGAAATAGCCACAGCGGACTGGGTACAGAAACAACATCAACTACAACACCAGTTCCTAAGTCCAGGTGGAATTATATTAAAAGTGAAATCGGACACAATATGTCCCCCAAACAACGACAGTTACCCGTCCGCCCAACCTGTTCACCAACATGTCACGTGTTGCTCTAACCGTCATTGTGTCAATGCTAGGAGACGACAGTACAGCTGTGGTGCGCGTTCACATTATTCTCTGGATCTTAATAAAAGCATGCCGTTTTTAGAAGTTAGTGATGCAATGATGAGAGGTATGGAGCCTTGTCTCCAAGGTAACCGTAGAAAGGTACAGCTCAAAGCTACAAAATTTCCAAGTGTTTCATCAGAACCTAAAACTCCGCtattgataaaatgtacaaaattttCAAGTCTGTCGTCCGAGCCAGTGCGCGGTAGGCCGTCAGAACTTTCATCACAACCAAGTCAGGATAGCGGGCCGCGTACACCAACTTGTCGCACCCCTCAACCGAGGACGCCAATTCCGCGCTCACCACAACCGCAGCAGCGTCATCATACATTAgtgaaacaaaatacattgtcaCTTCCGGTACAGCAGCACATGTTATCAGTACCAATGCAAATGCCTAATCCGCCATCACCTCTTCTTTTACGACCTCCTCCTCTCCAACAGCGGCCTCAACCGTCACCTTGTCATAAAGCATCCTCATCCTCATCCCAAACATCTCAAAAACATCCTACTCCCCAACACATCACGCCTATAATAAAAATACAGAACTACGACAAATCACAACGAAGGATGAACTCAGTGTCGCGGAAGGAAAGTGTGGATCAGGACTCGGTTAGCAGTAGTTCATCGGAGGAGCCCCAGATCTACCGAATACCAGCCGAGCAATGGCAATCCCCCAAACCTCCTCGCAGGGGCATACTTGTGCGCGAGAACGCCGTCACGAGTCTCAGTGCCTGTCCTGTTTGTGATAAACTACAAGCTTCCCGGTCTCCGCGGAAACAAGTCAGTCTTGACACGGGTTTCCATCAACTCCGTCTCCCCTCCCCAACCCCAGGGTCTAACTCCCATAGTGTCCAAAATATGGAAACACCTTTATAA